A DNA window from Leopardus geoffroyi isolate Oge1 chromosome A1, O.geoffroyi_Oge1_pat1.0, whole genome shotgun sequence contains the following coding sequences:
- the GRM6 gene encoding metabotropic glutamate receptor 6 isoform X1 has product MARPGSAREPPLLALLPPLLVLVQAGAAGAAGSVRLAGGLTLGGLFPVHARGAAGRACGQLKKEQGVHRLEAMLYALDRVNADPELLPGVRLGARLLDTCSRDTYALEQALTFVQALIQGRGDGDEGAVRCPGGVPPLRAAPPERVVAVVGASASSVSIMVANVLRLFAIPQISYASTAPELSDSTRYDFFSRVVPPDSYQAQAMVDIVRALGWNYVSTLASEGNYGESGVEAFVQISREAGGVCIAQSIKIPREPKPGEFNKVIKRLMETPNARGIIIFANEDDIRRVLEAARQANLTGHFLWVGSDSWGAKISPILNLEDVAVGAITILPKRASIDGFDQYFMTRSLENNRRNIWFAEFWEENFNCKLISSGTQSDDSARKCTGEERIGRDSTYEQEGKVQFVIDAVYAIAHALHSMHQALCPGLTGLCPAMETTDGRMLLQYIRAVRFNGSAGTPVMFNENGDAPGRYDIFQYQAANGSAGSGGYQAVGQWAETLRLDVEALQWLGDPREVPASQCSLPCGPGERKKMVKGVPCCWHCEACDGYRFQVDEFTCEACPGDMRPTRNHTGCRPTPVVRLTWSSPWAAPPLLLAVLGSMATTTVVATFVRHNDTPIVRASGRELSYVLLTGIFLIYAITFLMVAEPGAAVCAGRRLFLGLGTTLSYSALLTKTNRIYRIFEQGKRSVTPPPFISPTSQLVITFSLTSVQVVGVMAWLGAQPPHSVIDYEEQRTVDPEQARGVLKCDMSDLSLIGCLGYSLLLMVTCTVYAIKARGVPETFNEAKPIGFTMYTTCIIWLAFVPIFFGTAQSAEKIYIQTTTLTVSLSLSASVSLGMLYVPKTYVILFHPEQNVQKRKRSLKATSTVAAPPKGEDTEAPK; this is encoded by the exons ATGGCCAGGCCGGGGAGCGCCCGGGAGCCGCCGCTCCTGGCGCTGCTGCCGCCGCTGTTGGTGCTGGTGCAAgcgggcgcggcgggcgcggcgggcTCGGTGCGCCTGGCGGGCGGCCTCACGCTGGGCGGCCTGTTCCCGGTGCACGCGCGGGGCGCTGCGGGCAGGGCGTGCGGGCAGCTGAAGAAGGAGCAGGGCGTGCACCGGCTGGAGGCCATGCTGTACGCGCTGGACCGCGTGAACGCCGACCCTGAGCTGCTGCCCGGCGTGCGCCTGGGCGCGCGGCTGCTCGACACCTGCTCTCGGGACACGTACGCGCTGGAGCAGGCGCTGACCTTCGTGCAGGCGCTGATCCAGGGCCGCGGCGACGGCGACGAGGGGGCAGTGCGCTGCCCCGGAGGCGTCCCTCCGCTGCGCGCCGCGCCCCCCGAGCGGGTCGTGGCTGTCGTCGGCGCGTCGGCCAGCTCCGTCTCGATCATGGTCGCCAATGTGCTGCGCCTGTTTGCG ATACCCCAGATCAGCTACGCGTCCACAGCCCCTGAGCTCAGCGACTCCACACGCTATGACTTCTTCTCCCGAGTCGTGCCACCTGACTCCTACCAGGCCCAGGCCATGGTGGACATCGTGAGGGCGCTGGGATGGAACTACGTGTCCACACTGGCCTCCGAGGGCAACTATGGCGAGAGTGGGGTTGAGGCCTTTGTGCAGATCTCCCGGGAGGCTG GGGGGGTCTGTATTGCCCAGTCCATCAAGATTCCCAGGGAACCAAAGCCAGGAGAATTCAACAAGGTGATCAAGAGACTAATGGAGACGCCCAATGCCCGGGGCATCATCATCTTTGCCAACGAGGATGACATCAG GAGGGTACTGGAGGCCGCACGCCAGGCCAACCTGACGGGTCACTTCCTATGGGTCGGCTCCGACAGCTGGGGAGCCAAGATCTCACCCATCCTGAACCTGGAGGATGTGGCCGTGGGGGCCATCACCATCCTGCCCAAAAGGGCTTCCATAGATG gATTTGACCAGTACTTCATGACCCGCTCCCTGGAGAACAACCGCCGGAACATCTGGTTTGCCGAGTTCTGGGAAGAGAATTTCAACTGCAAACTGATCAGCTCAGGTACCCAGTCCGACGACTCCGCCCGCAAATGCACAG GTGAGGAACGCATCGGCCGGGACTCTACCTACGAGCAGGAGGGGAAGGTGCAGTTTGTGATCGATGCTGTCTACGCCATTGCCCACGCCCTCCACAGCATGCACCAGGCACTCTGCCCAGGGCTCACGGGCCTGTGCCCCGCGATGGAGACCACCGATGGGCGGATGCTGCTGCAGTATATTCGAGCTGTCCGCTTCAATG GCAGCGCGGGGACCCCGGTGATGTTCAACGAGAACGGGGATGCGCCGGGGCGTTATGACATCTTCCAGTACCAGGCGGCCAACGGCAGTGCGGGCAGCGGCGGCTACCAGGCCGTGGGCCAGTGGGCAGAGACTCTCAGGCTGGAC GTGGAAGCTCTCCAGTGGTTAGGAGACCCCCGCGAGGTGCCTGCGTCCCAGTGCAGCCTCCCCTGCGGGCCCGGTGAGCGGAAAAAGATGGTGAAGGGCGTCCCCTGCTGCTGGCACTGCGAGGCCTGTGACGGGTACCGCTTCCAGGTGGACGAGTTCACGTGCGAGGCCTGCCCCGGGGACATGCGGCCCACGCGCAACCACACGGGCTGCCGCCCCACGCCCGTCGTGCGCCTGACCTGGTCCTCGCCCTGGGCCGCGCCGCCACTTCTGCTGGCCGTGCTGGGCAGCATGGCCACCACCACCGTGGTGGCCACCTTTGTGCGGCACAACGACACGCCGATCGTCCGCGCCTCGGGCCGCGAGCTCAGTTATGTGCTGCTCACCGGCATCTTCCTCATCTACGCCATCACCTTCCTCATGGTGGCCGAGCCCGGCGCGGCAGTGTGCGCGGGGCGCAGGCTCTTCCTCGGCCTGGGCACCACGCTCAGTTACTCGGCCTTGCTCACCAAGACCAACCGCATCTACCGCATCTTCGAGCAGGGGAAGCGCTCCGTCACGCCGCCGCCCTTCATCAGCCCCACCTCGCAGCTCGTCATCACCTTCAGCCTCACCTCCGTGCAG GTGGTGGGAGTGATGGCATGGCTGGGGGCCCAGCCCCCACACAGCGTGATTGACTACGAAGAGCAACGGACCGTGGACCCAGAGCAGGCCAGAGGGGTGCTCAAGTGCGACATGTCAGATCTGTCCCTCATCGGCTGCCTGGGCTACAGCCTCCTGCTCATGGTCACATGCACAGTGTATGCCATCAAGGCCCGCGGTGTGCCCGAGACCTTCAATGAGGCCAAGCCCATCGGCTTTACCATGTACACCACCTGCATCATCTGGCTAGCTTTTGTGCCTATCTTCTTTGGTACCGCCCAGTCAGCTGAGAAG ATCTACATCCAAACCACCACACTGACTGTGTCCTTGAGCCTGAGTGCATCGGTGTCCCTCGGCATGCTCTATGTGCCCAAGACCTACGTCATCCTGTTCCACCCGGAGCAGAATGTGCAGAAGCGGAAGCGAAGCCTCAAGGCGACCTCCACAGTGGCAGCCCCACCCAAGGGCGAGGACACGGAGGCCCCCAAGTAG
- the GRM6 gene encoding metabotropic glutamate receptor 6 isoform X2: MTGAPFPSQMQPLPSSWISYRMDLSPHSTFAWTHPAPIPQISYASTAPELSDSTRYDFFSRVVPPDSYQAQAMVDIVRALGWNYVSTLASEGNYGESGVEAFVQISREAGGVCIAQSIKIPREPKPGEFNKVIKRLMETPNARGIIIFANEDDIRRVLEAARQANLTGHFLWVGSDSWGAKISPILNLEDVAVGAITILPKRASIDGFDQYFMTRSLENNRRNIWFAEFWEENFNCKLISSGTQSDDSARKCTGEERIGRDSTYEQEGKVQFVIDAVYAIAHALHSMHQALCPGLTGLCPAMETTDGRMLLQYIRAVRFNGSAGTPVMFNENGDAPGRYDIFQYQAANGSAGSGGYQAVGQWAETLRLDVEALQWLGDPREVPASQCSLPCGPGERKKMVKGVPCCWHCEACDGYRFQVDEFTCEACPGDMRPTRNHTGCRPTPVVRLTWSSPWAAPPLLLAVLGSMATTTVVATFVRHNDTPIVRASGRELSYVLLTGIFLIYAITFLMVAEPGAAVCAGRRLFLGLGTTLSYSALLTKTNRIYRIFEQGKRSVTPPPFISPTSQLVITFSLTSVQVVGVMAWLGAQPPHSVIDYEEQRTVDPEQARGVLKCDMSDLSLIGCLGYSLLLMVTCTVYAIKARGVPETFNEAKPIGFTMYTTCIIWLAFVPIFFGTAQSAEKIYIQTTTLTVSLSLSASVSLGMLYVPKTYVILFHPEQNVQKRKRSLKATSTVAAPPKGEDTEAPK, from the exons ATGACAGGAGCCCCATTCCCCTCTCAGATGCAGCCTTTGCCCAGCAGCTGGATCAGCTACAGGATGGACTTGAGTCCCCACTCCACCTTTGCCTGGACACATCCTGCACCA ATACCCCAGATCAGCTACGCGTCCACAGCCCCTGAGCTCAGCGACTCCACACGCTATGACTTCTTCTCCCGAGTCGTGCCACCTGACTCCTACCAGGCCCAGGCCATGGTGGACATCGTGAGGGCGCTGGGATGGAACTACGTGTCCACACTGGCCTCCGAGGGCAACTATGGCGAGAGTGGGGTTGAGGCCTTTGTGCAGATCTCCCGGGAGGCTG GGGGGGTCTGTATTGCCCAGTCCATCAAGATTCCCAGGGAACCAAAGCCAGGAGAATTCAACAAGGTGATCAAGAGACTAATGGAGACGCCCAATGCCCGGGGCATCATCATCTTTGCCAACGAGGATGACATCAG GAGGGTACTGGAGGCCGCACGCCAGGCCAACCTGACGGGTCACTTCCTATGGGTCGGCTCCGACAGCTGGGGAGCCAAGATCTCACCCATCCTGAACCTGGAGGATGTGGCCGTGGGGGCCATCACCATCCTGCCCAAAAGGGCTTCCATAGATG gATTTGACCAGTACTTCATGACCCGCTCCCTGGAGAACAACCGCCGGAACATCTGGTTTGCCGAGTTCTGGGAAGAGAATTTCAACTGCAAACTGATCAGCTCAGGTACCCAGTCCGACGACTCCGCCCGCAAATGCACAG GTGAGGAACGCATCGGCCGGGACTCTACCTACGAGCAGGAGGGGAAGGTGCAGTTTGTGATCGATGCTGTCTACGCCATTGCCCACGCCCTCCACAGCATGCACCAGGCACTCTGCCCAGGGCTCACGGGCCTGTGCCCCGCGATGGAGACCACCGATGGGCGGATGCTGCTGCAGTATATTCGAGCTGTCCGCTTCAATG GCAGCGCGGGGACCCCGGTGATGTTCAACGAGAACGGGGATGCGCCGGGGCGTTATGACATCTTCCAGTACCAGGCGGCCAACGGCAGTGCGGGCAGCGGCGGCTACCAGGCCGTGGGCCAGTGGGCAGAGACTCTCAGGCTGGAC GTGGAAGCTCTCCAGTGGTTAGGAGACCCCCGCGAGGTGCCTGCGTCCCAGTGCAGCCTCCCCTGCGGGCCCGGTGAGCGGAAAAAGATGGTGAAGGGCGTCCCCTGCTGCTGGCACTGCGAGGCCTGTGACGGGTACCGCTTCCAGGTGGACGAGTTCACGTGCGAGGCCTGCCCCGGGGACATGCGGCCCACGCGCAACCACACGGGCTGCCGCCCCACGCCCGTCGTGCGCCTGACCTGGTCCTCGCCCTGGGCCGCGCCGCCACTTCTGCTGGCCGTGCTGGGCAGCATGGCCACCACCACCGTGGTGGCCACCTTTGTGCGGCACAACGACACGCCGATCGTCCGCGCCTCGGGCCGCGAGCTCAGTTATGTGCTGCTCACCGGCATCTTCCTCATCTACGCCATCACCTTCCTCATGGTGGCCGAGCCCGGCGCGGCAGTGTGCGCGGGGCGCAGGCTCTTCCTCGGCCTGGGCACCACGCTCAGTTACTCGGCCTTGCTCACCAAGACCAACCGCATCTACCGCATCTTCGAGCAGGGGAAGCGCTCCGTCACGCCGCCGCCCTTCATCAGCCCCACCTCGCAGCTCGTCATCACCTTCAGCCTCACCTCCGTGCAG GTGGTGGGAGTGATGGCATGGCTGGGGGCCCAGCCCCCACACAGCGTGATTGACTACGAAGAGCAACGGACCGTGGACCCAGAGCAGGCCAGAGGGGTGCTCAAGTGCGACATGTCAGATCTGTCCCTCATCGGCTGCCTGGGCTACAGCCTCCTGCTCATGGTCACATGCACAGTGTATGCCATCAAGGCCCGCGGTGTGCCCGAGACCTTCAATGAGGCCAAGCCCATCGGCTTTACCATGTACACCACCTGCATCATCTGGCTAGCTTTTGTGCCTATCTTCTTTGGTACCGCCCAGTCAGCTGAGAAG ATCTACATCCAAACCACCACACTGACTGTGTCCTTGAGCCTGAGTGCATCGGTGTCCCTCGGCATGCTCTATGTGCCCAAGACCTACGTCATCCTGTTCCACCCGGAGCAGAATGTGCAGAAGCGGAAGCGAAGCCTCAAGGCGACCTCCACAGTGGCAGCCCCACCCAAGGGCGAGGACACGGAGGCCCCCAAGTAG
- the GRM6 gene encoding metabotropic glutamate receptor 6 isoform X3, with the protein MVDIVRALGWNYVSTLASEGNYGESGVEAFVQISREAGGVCIAQSIKIPREPKPGEFNKVIKRLMETPNARGIIIFANEDDIRRVLEAARQANLTGHFLWVGSDSWGAKISPILNLEDVAVGAITILPKRASIDGFDQYFMTRSLENNRRNIWFAEFWEENFNCKLISSGTQSDDSARKCTGEERIGRDSTYEQEGKVQFVIDAVYAIAHALHSMHQALCPGLTGLCPAMETTDGRMLLQYIRAVRFNGSAGTPVMFNENGDAPGRYDIFQYQAANGSAGSGGYQAVGQWAETLRLDVEALQWLGDPREVPASQCSLPCGPGERKKMVKGVPCCWHCEACDGYRFQVDEFTCEACPGDMRPTRNHTGCRPTPVVRLTWSSPWAAPPLLLAVLGSMATTTVVATFVRHNDTPIVRASGRELSYVLLTGIFLIYAITFLMVAEPGAAVCAGRRLFLGLGTTLSYSALLTKTNRIYRIFEQGKRSVTPPPFISPTSQLVITFSLTSVQVVGVMAWLGAQPPHSVIDYEEQRTVDPEQARGVLKCDMSDLSLIGCLGYSLLLMVTCTVYAIKARGVPETFNEAKPIGFTMYTTCIIWLAFVPIFFGTAQSAEKIYIQTTTLTVSLSLSASVSLGMLYVPKTYVILFHPEQNVQKRKRSLKATSTVAAPPKGEDTEAPK; encoded by the exons ATGGTGGACATCGTGAGGGCGCTGGGATGGAACTACGTGTCCACACTGGCCTCCGAGGGCAACTATGGCGAGAGTGGGGTTGAGGCCTTTGTGCAGATCTCCCGGGAGGCTG GGGGGGTCTGTATTGCCCAGTCCATCAAGATTCCCAGGGAACCAAAGCCAGGAGAATTCAACAAGGTGATCAAGAGACTAATGGAGACGCCCAATGCCCGGGGCATCATCATCTTTGCCAACGAGGATGACATCAG GAGGGTACTGGAGGCCGCACGCCAGGCCAACCTGACGGGTCACTTCCTATGGGTCGGCTCCGACAGCTGGGGAGCCAAGATCTCACCCATCCTGAACCTGGAGGATGTGGCCGTGGGGGCCATCACCATCCTGCCCAAAAGGGCTTCCATAGATG gATTTGACCAGTACTTCATGACCCGCTCCCTGGAGAACAACCGCCGGAACATCTGGTTTGCCGAGTTCTGGGAAGAGAATTTCAACTGCAAACTGATCAGCTCAGGTACCCAGTCCGACGACTCCGCCCGCAAATGCACAG GTGAGGAACGCATCGGCCGGGACTCTACCTACGAGCAGGAGGGGAAGGTGCAGTTTGTGATCGATGCTGTCTACGCCATTGCCCACGCCCTCCACAGCATGCACCAGGCACTCTGCCCAGGGCTCACGGGCCTGTGCCCCGCGATGGAGACCACCGATGGGCGGATGCTGCTGCAGTATATTCGAGCTGTCCGCTTCAATG GCAGCGCGGGGACCCCGGTGATGTTCAACGAGAACGGGGATGCGCCGGGGCGTTATGACATCTTCCAGTACCAGGCGGCCAACGGCAGTGCGGGCAGCGGCGGCTACCAGGCCGTGGGCCAGTGGGCAGAGACTCTCAGGCTGGAC GTGGAAGCTCTCCAGTGGTTAGGAGACCCCCGCGAGGTGCCTGCGTCCCAGTGCAGCCTCCCCTGCGGGCCCGGTGAGCGGAAAAAGATGGTGAAGGGCGTCCCCTGCTGCTGGCACTGCGAGGCCTGTGACGGGTACCGCTTCCAGGTGGACGAGTTCACGTGCGAGGCCTGCCCCGGGGACATGCGGCCCACGCGCAACCACACGGGCTGCCGCCCCACGCCCGTCGTGCGCCTGACCTGGTCCTCGCCCTGGGCCGCGCCGCCACTTCTGCTGGCCGTGCTGGGCAGCATGGCCACCACCACCGTGGTGGCCACCTTTGTGCGGCACAACGACACGCCGATCGTCCGCGCCTCGGGCCGCGAGCTCAGTTATGTGCTGCTCACCGGCATCTTCCTCATCTACGCCATCACCTTCCTCATGGTGGCCGAGCCCGGCGCGGCAGTGTGCGCGGGGCGCAGGCTCTTCCTCGGCCTGGGCACCACGCTCAGTTACTCGGCCTTGCTCACCAAGACCAACCGCATCTACCGCATCTTCGAGCAGGGGAAGCGCTCCGTCACGCCGCCGCCCTTCATCAGCCCCACCTCGCAGCTCGTCATCACCTTCAGCCTCACCTCCGTGCAG GTGGTGGGAGTGATGGCATGGCTGGGGGCCCAGCCCCCACACAGCGTGATTGACTACGAAGAGCAACGGACCGTGGACCCAGAGCAGGCCAGAGGGGTGCTCAAGTGCGACATGTCAGATCTGTCCCTCATCGGCTGCCTGGGCTACAGCCTCCTGCTCATGGTCACATGCACAGTGTATGCCATCAAGGCCCGCGGTGTGCCCGAGACCTTCAATGAGGCCAAGCCCATCGGCTTTACCATGTACACCACCTGCATCATCTGGCTAGCTTTTGTGCCTATCTTCTTTGGTACCGCCCAGTCAGCTGAGAAG ATCTACATCCAAACCACCACACTGACTGTGTCCTTGAGCCTGAGTGCATCGGTGTCCCTCGGCATGCTCTATGTGCCCAAGACCTACGTCATCCTGTTCCACCCGGAGCAGAATGTGCAGAAGCGGAAGCGAAGCCTCAAGGCGACCTCCACAGTGGCAGCCCCACCCAAGGGCGAGGACACGGAGGCCCCCAAGTAG
- the GRM6 gene encoding metabotropic glutamate receptor 6 isoform X4 codes for MARVGLRPLCRSPGRLSIKIPREPKPGEFNKVIKRLMETPNARGIIIFANEDDIRRVLEAARQANLTGHFLWVGSDSWGAKISPILNLEDVAVGAITILPKRASIDGFDQYFMTRSLENNRRNIWFAEFWEENFNCKLISSGTQSDDSARKCTGEERIGRDSTYEQEGKVQFVIDAVYAIAHALHSMHQALCPGLTGLCPAMETTDGRMLLQYIRAVRFNGSAGTPVMFNENGDAPGRYDIFQYQAANGSAGSGGYQAVGQWAETLRLDVEALQWLGDPREVPASQCSLPCGPGERKKMVKGVPCCWHCEACDGYRFQVDEFTCEACPGDMRPTRNHTGCRPTPVVRLTWSSPWAAPPLLLAVLGSMATTTVVATFVRHNDTPIVRASGRELSYVLLTGIFLIYAITFLMVAEPGAAVCAGRRLFLGLGTTLSYSALLTKTNRIYRIFEQGKRSVTPPPFISPTSQLVITFSLTSVQVVGVMAWLGAQPPHSVIDYEEQRTVDPEQARGVLKCDMSDLSLIGCLGYSLLLMVTCTVYAIKARGVPETFNEAKPIGFTMYTTCIIWLAFVPIFFGTAQSAEKIYIQTTTLTVSLSLSASVSLGMLYVPKTYVILFHPEQNVQKRKRSLKATSTVAAPPKGEDTEAPK; via the exons ATGGCGAGAGTGGGGTTGAGGCCTTTGTGCAGATCTCCCGGGAGGCTG TCCATCAAGATTCCCAGGGAACCAAAGCCAGGAGAATTCAACAAGGTGATCAAGAGACTAATGGAGACGCCCAATGCCCGGGGCATCATCATCTTTGCCAACGAGGATGACATCAG GAGGGTACTGGAGGCCGCACGCCAGGCCAACCTGACGGGTCACTTCCTATGGGTCGGCTCCGACAGCTGGGGAGCCAAGATCTCACCCATCCTGAACCTGGAGGATGTGGCCGTGGGGGCCATCACCATCCTGCCCAAAAGGGCTTCCATAGATG gATTTGACCAGTACTTCATGACCCGCTCCCTGGAGAACAACCGCCGGAACATCTGGTTTGCCGAGTTCTGGGAAGAGAATTTCAACTGCAAACTGATCAGCTCAGGTACCCAGTCCGACGACTCCGCCCGCAAATGCACAG GTGAGGAACGCATCGGCCGGGACTCTACCTACGAGCAGGAGGGGAAGGTGCAGTTTGTGATCGATGCTGTCTACGCCATTGCCCACGCCCTCCACAGCATGCACCAGGCACTCTGCCCAGGGCTCACGGGCCTGTGCCCCGCGATGGAGACCACCGATGGGCGGATGCTGCTGCAGTATATTCGAGCTGTCCGCTTCAATG GCAGCGCGGGGACCCCGGTGATGTTCAACGAGAACGGGGATGCGCCGGGGCGTTATGACATCTTCCAGTACCAGGCGGCCAACGGCAGTGCGGGCAGCGGCGGCTACCAGGCCGTGGGCCAGTGGGCAGAGACTCTCAGGCTGGAC GTGGAAGCTCTCCAGTGGTTAGGAGACCCCCGCGAGGTGCCTGCGTCCCAGTGCAGCCTCCCCTGCGGGCCCGGTGAGCGGAAAAAGATGGTGAAGGGCGTCCCCTGCTGCTGGCACTGCGAGGCCTGTGACGGGTACCGCTTCCAGGTGGACGAGTTCACGTGCGAGGCCTGCCCCGGGGACATGCGGCCCACGCGCAACCACACGGGCTGCCGCCCCACGCCCGTCGTGCGCCTGACCTGGTCCTCGCCCTGGGCCGCGCCGCCACTTCTGCTGGCCGTGCTGGGCAGCATGGCCACCACCACCGTGGTGGCCACCTTTGTGCGGCACAACGACACGCCGATCGTCCGCGCCTCGGGCCGCGAGCTCAGTTATGTGCTGCTCACCGGCATCTTCCTCATCTACGCCATCACCTTCCTCATGGTGGCCGAGCCCGGCGCGGCAGTGTGCGCGGGGCGCAGGCTCTTCCTCGGCCTGGGCACCACGCTCAGTTACTCGGCCTTGCTCACCAAGACCAACCGCATCTACCGCATCTTCGAGCAGGGGAAGCGCTCCGTCACGCCGCCGCCCTTCATCAGCCCCACCTCGCAGCTCGTCATCACCTTCAGCCTCACCTCCGTGCAG GTGGTGGGAGTGATGGCATGGCTGGGGGCCCAGCCCCCACACAGCGTGATTGACTACGAAGAGCAACGGACCGTGGACCCAGAGCAGGCCAGAGGGGTGCTCAAGTGCGACATGTCAGATCTGTCCCTCATCGGCTGCCTGGGCTACAGCCTCCTGCTCATGGTCACATGCACAGTGTATGCCATCAAGGCCCGCGGTGTGCCCGAGACCTTCAATGAGGCCAAGCCCATCGGCTTTACCATGTACACCACCTGCATCATCTGGCTAGCTTTTGTGCCTATCTTCTTTGGTACCGCCCAGTCAGCTGAGAAG ATCTACATCCAAACCACCACACTGACTGTGTCCTTGAGCCTGAGTGCATCGGTGTCCCTCGGCATGCTCTATGTGCCCAAGACCTACGTCATCCTGTTCCACCCGGAGCAGAATGTGCAGAAGCGGAAGCGAAGCCTCAAGGCGACCTCCACAGTGGCAGCCCCACCCAAGGGCGAGGACACGGAGGCCCCCAAGTAG